In the Patescibacteria group bacterium genome, one interval contains:
- a CDS encoding ATP-dependent Clp protease ATP-binding subunit, which produces MNEFNRFSAEAKKIIKVAENIATDMNTQTGSNHILLSIASSSNTASAEVLRNNGINIDRIHLAISISRLSSFDVFPIGVSNETKKLVEKALVWAKDLGSSMVEPDHLFLAILSEPGFAGYKILEDLGIDSQLLKEQLLSMLTGSEKAAESASNSEETDEEPVSGFGEFGKLGEIFDEPFFGQALQAIRPKKSSSSVLANYTLDLTQKASEGVLDPIVGRGPEIQRVLRILNRRNKNNPVLVGEPGVGKTAIVEGLAQKIIAGDIPKNIAGKRILVLDLALLLAGTKYRGEFEERIKKVTKEIMQAKDIILFIDELHTIVGAGSAEGAMDAANILKPALARGDLRLVGATTLDDYRKYIEKDPALERRLQMVKVDEPTPEETLQILQGIKKKYEEFHHVNISDEAIEAAVELSVRYISDRFLPDKAVDLIDEAASDASLYASPRNPELINLKKQYNELEKEKDQLVARENFKKAAQIKIKQRQIRQKILQSGSKTSDIHPIIINRTNIAKVVSEWTKIPVSSLVKEEIAKFKNLEQILKKRIKGQDEAIDTISQSIKRSRTGVTAETRPLGSFIFLGPTGVGKTELAKVLAEEIFESSEALIKIDMSEFMEKHNISRLVGAPPGYVGYEEAGKLTESIRRRPYSVVLFDEIEKAHPDVQNILLQVLEDGYLTDARGRRVNFRNTIIIMTSNIGMRELTTQAVVGFRAQDNRKQDFLKSYEQMKDKVLRDLKQQFRPEFLNRVDRVVVFKPLGEKEIAEIVDLRLSELIERLQKGQEILLKFSPKVREKIAKIGFDPENGARPIRRAISDLVEEPLAEAILAGEIKSGQKVLVDLRGDKIVFK; this is translated from the coding sequence ATGAACGAATTTAATCGATTTTCGGCAGAAGCTAAAAAGATTATTAAAGTTGCTGAAAATATTGCTACTGACATGAACACTCAGACTGGTTCTAACCATATTTTATTATCAATCGCTTCAAGTTCTAATACCGCTTCTGCTGAAGTATTGCGAAATAACGGTATTAATATTGATCGGATTCATTTAGCAATTTCAATTTCAAGATTGAGTAGTTTTGATGTTTTTCCGATTGGCGTCAGCAATGAAACGAAAAAATTAGTTGAAAAAGCCTTGGTTTGGGCAAAGGATTTAGGTTCGTCCATGGTTGAGCCGGATCATCTTTTTTTAGCAATTTTGTCTGAACCTGGTTTTGCCGGATATAAAATTTTAGAAGATTTAGGCATTGACTCGCAATTATTAAAAGAGCAATTACTGTCGATGTTGACTGGGTCCGAAAAAGCGGCAGAATCTGCCTCAAATTCCGAAGAAACAGATGAGGAACCAGTCTCTGGATTTGGTGAATTTGGCAAATTAGGGGAAATATTTGATGAACCATTTTTTGGCCAAGCTCTTCAAGCGATCCGACCTAAAAAAAGCTCAAGTTCGGTTTTGGCAAATTATACTTTAGATTTAACACAAAAAGCTTCAGAAGGCGTTTTAGATCCAATTGTGGGGCGTGGTCCGGAAATTCAGAGAGTTTTGCGGATTTTAAACCGTCGCAATAAAAATAATCCAGTCTTGGTTGGCGAACCAGGAGTGGGTAAAACCGCGATTGTCGAGGGATTAGCCCAAAAAATAATTGCCGGTGACATTCCTAAAAATATTGCCGGAAAGAGAATTTTGGTTTTAGATTTAGCCTTGTTATTAGCTGGTACTAAATATCGAGGTGAATTCGAAGAAAGAATCAAAAAGGTTACCAAAGAAATAATGCAGGCTAAAGATATCATCCTTTTTATTGACGAACTTCACACCATTGTGGGTGCGGGATCAGCAGAAGGCGCCATGGATGCGGCAAATATTCTAAAACCAGCCTTAGCCCGAGGCGATTTACGCTTGGTTGGTGCCACGACTCTTGATGATTATCGAAAATACATCGAAAAAGATCCAGCCCTCGAGCGACGCTTGCAGATGGTGAAGGTGGATGAACCAACCCCTGAAGAAACCCTGCAAATTCTCCAGGGGATTAAAAAAAAATACGAAGAATTTCACCATGTTAATATTAGTGATGAAGCAATTGAGGCTGCGGTTGAGCTATCTGTGCGTTATATTTCTGATCGATTTTTGCCTGACAAAGCGGTGGATTTAATTGACGAAGCCGCCTCTGACGCTTCGTTATATGCTTCACCTCGAAATCCCGAATTGATTAATCTTAAAAAACAGTATAATGAATTAGAAAAGGAAAAAGATCAATTAGTAGCTCGCGAAAATTTCAAAAAAGCCGCTCAAATTAAGATTAAACAGCGCCAGATTCGACAAAAAATCTTACAATCAGGCTCAAAAACTTCAGATATTCATCCGATTATAATTAACAGAACCAATATTGCCAAAGTTGTTTCTGAATGGACCAAAATTCCAGTTTCATCTTTAGTTAAAGAAGAAATTGCCAAATTTAAAAATCTCGAGCAAATTCTCAAAAAGAGAATCAAGGGGCAAGATGAAGCCATAGATACAATTAGCCAAAGCATTAAGAGATCGCGCACAGGTGTCACTGCCGAAACCAGACCTTTAGGCTCATTTATCTTTTTGGGTCCAACCGGTGTTGGTAAAACTGAATTAGCCAAAGTTTTGGCTGAAGAAATTTTTGAATCGTCCGAAGCATTGATTAAGATTGATATGTCTGAATTTATGGAAAAACACAATATTTCCAGATTAGTGGGCGCACCTCCAGGTTATGTTGGCTATGAAGAAGCTGGCAAATTAACCGAATCGATACGTCGCCGACCGTATTCAGTCGTTCTTTTTGATGAAATCGAAAAAGCCCATCCCGATGTGCAGAATATTCTACTTCAAGTTTTAGAAGATGGCTATTTGACGGATGCTCGAGGCAGGAGGGTAAATTTTAGAAATACAATTATTATTATGACCTCAAATATTGGCATGCGTGAATTAACGACTCAAGCCGTGGTTGGTTTTCGAGCCCAGGATAATCGCAAACAGGATTTTCTCAAAAGTTATGAACAAATGAAAGACAAGGTTCTACGCGATTTAAAACAGCAATTTCGACCCGAATTTCTAAATCGTGTTGACAGGGTCGTGGTTTTTAAACCTTTGGGCGAAAAAGAAATTGCCGAAATTGTTGATTTAAGACTCTCGGAATTAATCGAAAGACTGCAAAAAGGACAAGAAATTTTACTGAAATTTTCGCCAAAAGTTAGGGAAAAAATTGCCAAAATTGGTTTTGATCCCGAAAATGGCGCTCGACCAATTCGACGAGCCATTTCTGATTTAGTTGAAGAACCATTAGCTGAAGCGATCTTAGCTGGAGAGATAAAATCTGGCCAAAAAGTATTAGTGGATCTTCGTGGAGATAAAATCGTTTTCAAATAA
- a CDS encoding RelA/SpoT family protein, translated as MNIKIDEVLKICAKYQSKTDLELIKKAYLFSDHAHFGQKRKSGEDYIQHPLQLAKTLAELGLDAPTIEAGLLHDTVEDAGINLTQIEKEFGKDVAVLVAGVTRVSKVRLKSDYVENNLNPREKSQLENLRKMFIAMSEDLRVIFIKLADRLHNMRTLYALPASKATRIARETLEIYAPIAHRLGIGEIKGELEDLAFPYVYPEDYKTVKSLVGVRRLENEIYVDLVISKIKSELKKRGIKFTNINGRAKHLYSLFKKLKKHNQNMSKIYDLIAIRIICKTVSDCYEILGEIHQFFKPLPGYIKDYIAMPKPNGYQSLHTTVFALKGRICEIQIRTINMHDHAEKGVAAHWHYTNNTGEKNEIEKRGIFAPKKEIAWIADLARWQEKLNNPQEFKKVLKMDFFSDRIFVFTPEGDVRNLPQSATPIDFAYSVHTEIGGTCRGAKVNGKMASLDYKLKNGDMIEIITAKNSTPRPDWLKLVKTTQARSKIRTYLKNKGLI; from the coding sequence ATGAATATTAAAATTGATGAAGTTCTCAAAATTTGTGCCAAATACCAAAGCAAGACAGATTTAGAATTAATTAAAAAAGCTTATTTATTTAGTGACCACGCGCATTTTGGGCAAAAACGAAAAAGTGGGGAAGATTATATCCAACATCCTTTACAGCTGGCAAAAACCTTAGCCGAGCTTGGTTTGGATGCTCCCACAATCGAGGCTGGATTATTACATGATACTGTTGAAGATGCTGGAATAAATTTAACGCAGATTGAAAAAGAATTTGGCAAAGATGTGGCGGTTTTAGTGGCTGGCGTGACCCGGGTTTCAAAAGTAAGGTTAAAATCAGATTATGTCGAAAATAATTTAAATCCGCGTGAAAAAAGTCAACTTGAAAACTTACGCAAAATGTTTATCGCCATGTCCGAAGATTTACGTGTCATTTTTATCAAATTGGCAGATAGGCTCCATAATATGCGAACTTTGTATGCCTTGCCAGCTTCAAAAGCCACCAGAATCGCCAGGGAAACTTTAGAAATATACGCGCCAATCGCCCATCGACTCGGAATTGGTGAAATTAAGGGCGAACTCGAAGATTTAGCCTTTCCTTATGTATATCCTGAAGATTATAAAACTGTTAAAAGTTTAGTCGGTGTCAGAAGGCTAGAAAATGAAATATATGTCGATCTCGTCATTTCTAAAATAAAATCAGAACTCAAAAAACGAGGCATTAAATTTACCAATATAAATGGGCGGGCAAAACACCTGTATAGCCTTTTTAAAAAACTTAAAAAACATAACCAAAATATGTCTAAAATTTATGATCTCATCGCGATTCGGATAATCTGTAAAACTGTTTCTGATTGTTACGAAATTTTAGGCGAGATTCATCAATTTTTCAAACCCTTGCCAGGCTATATTAAAGATTACATTGCCATGCCAAAGCCCAACGGTTACCAAAGTTTGCATACGACGGTTTTTGCGCTCAAGGGCCGAATTTGTGAAATTCAAATTAGAACCATTAATATGCACGATCATGCTGAAAAAGGCGTCGCCGCGCATTGGCATTATACCAATAATACTGGCGAAAAAAACGAAATTGAAAAAAGGGGGATTTTTGCGCCGAAAAAAGAAATTGCTTGGATTGCTGATTTGGCGCGCTGGCAGGAAAAATTAAATAATCCCCAAGAATTCAAAAAAGTCTTAAAAATGGATTTTTTCTCAGATCGAATTTTTGTCTTTACTCCTGAAGGCGATGTCAGAAATTTGCCCCAAAGCGCCACCCCGATCGATTTTGCCTATTCTGTGCACACGGAAATTGGTGGTACTTGTCGGGGTGCAAAAGTCAATGGGAAAATGGCTTCTCTGGATTACAAATTAAAAAATGGTGATATGATTGAAATAATCACCGCTAAAAATTCAACTCCGAGGCCAGATTGGTTAAAATTAGTTAAAACTACGCAAGCTCGCTCAAAAATTCGAACTTATCTTAAGAACAAAGGCCTAATTTAA
- the hisS gene encoding histidine--tRNA ligase, giving the protein MLFQAPRGCKDILPDDQKYYQFIERTLDKQAEINGYEKIETPLFEYESLYKKGTGEGSEIVQKEMYEVKRLIKDENEDKAEKERLILRPEYTPGVIRAFIEHGMKNLPQPVQLYYFGPVFRYNRPQKGRLRQFYQFGFEQIGAADPATDARMISLMHSLAKALRLEEVVILINSIGCSTCRPNLKDYLKDFFSKKKAALCEDCKSRLEQNPFRILDCKNETCQKIGKTTPPIIDHLCEACKDHFKQVLEFLDESEIPYDLEPTLVRGLDYYARTVFEMVMKSDNKRQNSLAGGGRYDDLIQIYGERPTPAIGVAFGVERIIELLKERHIKLEEAEKPQIFIAQLGEKAKKKAIAILEILQHENIIARAALSKNTLKSQLRVADQLEVPITVIIGQREVMDGTAIIRDMREGVQEIVEQEEILDRLKRKLELKK; this is encoded by the coding sequence ATGCTCTTTCAAGCCCCCAGAGGCTGCAAAGACATTCTTCCTGATGATCAAAAGTACTATCAATTTATTGAGCGAACTCTAGACAAGCAAGCAGAGATTAATGGCTATGAAAAAATTGAGACGCCGTTATTTGAATATGAATCGTTATACAAAAAAGGCACTGGCGAAGGCTCAGAGATTGTTCAAAAAGAAATGTATGAAGTCAAAAGGTTGATTAAAGATGAAAACGAAGATAAAGCCGAAAAAGAACGTTTAATTTTGCGACCTGAATATACACCAGGAGTAATTAGGGCTTTTATTGAGCATGGCATGAAAAACTTACCACAGCCTGTTCAATTATATTATTTTGGACCGGTTTTTAGGTACAATCGGCCTCAAAAAGGGCGACTCAGGCAATTTTATCAATTTGGTTTTGAACAAATTGGTGCGGCCGATCCAGCTACTGATGCGCGCATGATTTCTTTAATGCACTCATTGGCAAAAGCTTTACGCTTAGAAGAAGTGGTCATTTTAATCAATAGTATTGGTTGCAGTACTTGTCGGCCGAATTTGAAAGATTATTTAAAAGATTTTTTCAGCAAGAAAAAAGCCGCTCTCTGCGAAGATTGCAAGTCTCGGCTTGAACAAAATCCTTTTCGAATTTTAGACTGTAAAAATGAAACCTGCCAAAAAATTGGCAAAACTACCCCACCGATTATTGACCATCTTTGTGAAGCCTGCAAAGATCATTTTAAACAAGTTTTAGAATTTTTAGATGAATCTGAAATCCCTTATGATTTGGAACCGACCTTAGTTCGAGGTTTGGATTATTATGCTCGGACAGTTTTTGAAATGGTGATGAAATCAGACAATAAGCGACAAAATTCCTTGGCTGGTGGGGGAAGATATGACGATTTAATCCAAATCTATGGCGAAAGACCCACTCCTGCGATTGGGGTGGCTTTTGGTGTCGAAAGAATCATTGAATTATTAAAAGAACGCCATATTAAGCTCGAAGAAGCCGAAAAGCCCCAAATTTTTATTGCTCAATTAGGCGAAAAAGCCAAGAAAAAAGCGATCGCAATTTTGGAAATTTTACAGCATGAAAATATAATCGCTCGTGCCGCTTTGTCAAAAAATACTCTCAAATCTCAGCTCAGAGTCGCGGATCAACTTGAAGTGCCTATTACTGTCATTATTGGTCAGCGTGAAGTGATGGATGGCACCGCCATTATTCGCGACATGCGCGAAGGTGTTCAAGAAATTGTCGAACAAGAAGAGATTTTAGATCGTCTCAAGCGTAAATTAGAACTAAAAAAATAA
- a CDS encoding DUF362 domain-containing protein — protein MSSKVGISRGSNRQDNILAALKPLADDLREKIARKRRVVIKPNLGFIKHNLANTQAEAVEAVLMFLRQFYSKKIIIAESTTVGETDRAYFEYDYEDLADKYNVELRDLNDDDFVDFKIYDGRLSPKSEIGLAKTLAKSDFIISVCPMKTHDSVIVTLGIKNVAVGAIRRKDRSKLHAGPKAINLSIAKIAKKVWPSLSVLDGFWGMEGNGPVEGEKVEFKTAIASLDAMAADVMGTILMGYNPQEIGYLSELANQKMGTADPLKMIIMGGNWRTMVRKFKPHESYQQQLKWQT, from the coding sequence TTGTCCTCAAAAGTCGGCATTTCAAGAGGCTCAAATCGTCAGGACAATATTCTGGCGGCCTTAAAGCCTTTGGCTGATGATTTGCGCGAAAAAATCGCTCGCAAAAGACGAGTTGTCATAAAGCCTAATTTAGGTTTTATTAAACATAATTTAGCTAACACACAAGCGGAAGCCGTGGAAGCTGTTTTAATGTTTTTACGCCAGTTTTATTCTAAAAAAATCATAATTGCGGAAAGTACTACCGTGGGAGAAACCGATCGAGCCTATTTTGAATATGATTATGAAGATTTAGCCGACAAATACAATGTGGAACTCCGCGATTTAAATGATGATGATTTTGTCGATTTTAAAATTTATGATGGCAGATTATCGCCAAAATCAGAAATTGGTTTGGCTAAAACCTTAGCAAAATCAGATTTTATTATTTCTGTATGCCCGATGAAAACACACGATTCGGTGATTGTCACTTTGGGAATTAAAAATGTCGCGGTTGGTGCGATTAGGCGAAAAGATCGGTCTAAATTGCATGCCGGTCCCAAAGCGATTAATTTATCAATCGCTAAAATTGCCAAAAAAGTTTGGCCAAGCCTATCTGTTTTAGATGGTTTTTGGGGAATGGAGGGGAATGGGCCAGTTGAGGGCGAAAAAGTTGAATTTAAAACCGCCATAGCAAGTCTTGATGCCATGGCCGCTGATGTGATGGGCACGATTTTAATGGGTTATAATCCGCAAGAAATTGGTTATTTATCAGAATTAGCAAATCAAAAAATGGGCACTGCTGACCCATTAAAAATGATTATAATGGGGGGAAATTGGCGAACGATGGTGAGAAAATTTAAACCCCACGAATCATATCAGCAACAACTCAAGTGGCAAACTTAA
- the lexA gene encoding transcriptional repressor LexA: MPKTITKNQKKILELIRLALEEYGEAPTIRELMMEIGAKSPRTISHHIEQLEKSGLIKRTGEAKRNIILTKNDPKNPFRDLVRVPLVGWTAGGEAIFSEENILDWISISTRFFKAPSNDVFLLKVRGNSMSPKIDDGDIVIVKKQYTAEPGQTIVALLGAETTVKKYLPREDHIVLQPINENFEPIVVFPDELRIQGVIQGVLKYC, encoded by the coding sequence ATGCCCAAAACCATTACTAAAAATCAAAAGAAAATTTTAGAACTAATTCGTTTGGCCCTCGAAGAGTATGGTGAAGCGCCGACCATCCGAGAATTAATGATGGAAATTGGCGCCAAATCGCCCAGAACCATTTCTCATCACATTGAGCAATTGGAAAAATCAGGTCTGATCAAAAGAACTGGCGAAGCGAAAAGAAATATTATTCTCACCAAAAATGATCCCAAAAATCCTTTTCGAGATTTAGTGCGAGTGCCCTTGGTTGGTTGGACTGCTGGTGGGGAAGCGATTTTTTCTGAAGAAAATATTTTAGATTGGATTTCGATTTCCACGAGATTTTTTAAAGCCCCCTCAAACGATGTTTTTCTGCTCAAAGTACGAGGCAATTCAATGAGCCCAAAAATTGATGATGGCGATATTGTGATTGTTAAAAAACAATATACCGCTGAGCCAGGTCAAACCATTGTCGCTCTTTTAGGTGCGGAAACGACCGTCAAAAAGTATTTACCCCGCGAAGACCATATTGTTTTACAGCCAATCAATGAAAATTTTGAGCCAATTGTAGTTTTCCCCGATGAACTCAGAATTCAAGGCGTAATCCAAGGCGTGCTTAAATATTGTTGA
- a CDS encoding DUF1614 domain-containing protein — protein MFPLSFILLLILAIPFLFLVLNYHISELAFVKLGIPANLIFAVFILSLLGGLINIPISKRKITQKDELPPLMSMFFYYPPRMREQIIAINVGGAIVPILISIYLFKFAPIVPVIIATTIITILTKFLARPVPGIGIAMPAFIPPIVAAVLAMLLAHNQNPAAVAYISGVIGTLVGADLLNLNKISKMGGYVLSIGGAGVFDGIFLIGVIAALLA, from the coding sequence GTGTTTCCATTATCATTTATCCTGCTATTAATCCTCGCTATCCCGTTCCTTTTTTTGGTGTTAAATTATCATATTTCTGAATTAGCTTTTGTCAAATTGGGAATTCCCGCCAATCTTATTTTTGCCGTTTTTATCCTTTCATTACTGGGCGGTTTAATTAATATTCCGATTTCAAAACGAAAAATTACCCAAAAAGATGAATTACCACCCTTAATGTCAATGTTTTTTTATTATCCACCACGAATGAGAGAGCAAATCATTGCCATAAATGTCGGCGGCGCCATTGTCCCGATTTTAATTTCAATTTATTTATTCAAATTTGCCCCAATTGTGCCAGTCATAATTGCCACCACTATTATTACGATTTTAACCAAATTTTTAGCCAGGCCAGTTCCAGGAATTGGGATCGCCATGCCCGCGTTTATCCCGCCGATTGTGGCAGCGGTTTTAGCGATGTTGCTCGCCCATAATCAAAATCCGGCCGCCGTGGCCTATATCTCTGGAGTGATCGGAACCTTGGTGGGTGCAGATTTGCTAAACTTAAATAAAATTAGCAAAATGGGCGGCTATGTCCTTTCCATTGGTGGCGCCGGTGTTTTTGATGGAATTTTCTTAATTGGCGTTATCGCCGCATTATTAGCTTAA
- a CDS encoding GIY-YIG nuclease family protein has product MTYYVHFLKSKKDNQFYIGCTSKNPKERLKEHNFGMVKYTSVRRPFRLYYFESFANKKEAFKREWYLKHPQGYQDKLRIKNKISVN; this is encoded by the coding sequence ATGACTTATTATGTTCATTTTTTAAAAAGTAAAAAAGATAATCAATTTTACATTGGATGTACAAGTAAAAACCCTAAAGAAAGATTAAAAGAACATAATTTCGGGATGGTAAAATATACTTCGGTACGAAGACCATTTAGGTTGTATTATTTTGAAAGTTTTGCCAATAAAAAGGAAGCATTTAAAAGGGAATGGTACCTTAAGCATCCACAAGGATACCAAGATAAATTAAGAATAAAAAATAAAATAAGCGTAAATTAG